From the genome of Astatotilapia calliptera chromosome 3, fAstCal1.2, whole genome shotgun sequence:
GGGGTGTGTCTGAAAGGGGGAAACAGAATGGTAATTTATACCGCAAGTACAGTCTAGTCAAGCACTGTACTGAAATGTATCCTGTCCTCATCCTATATAcctgtatatattttttccagCTATACAAGTACATATGAGTGGAAGTGGAAAATTATACTGAGCTTCTTTTCTTCTACAGAGTACAGCAAAgcgaaacaaaaacacaaagaagtcCTGAGGCGCAGGAGTGAGAGCATGCTTTTCTACAACACCCGGCACGGAGAGAAAATTCAGTTTTCCGAACATTATGTCAATCTTCTCTTAGTTGACGGACACCAGGGATTAGAAAATAAAAGGCATGAGGTGCTGACCTTTGGACAGAAGCGACTGTGTCTGCAACAGAAGTCAGCAGTGCATGAGAAAATCACACCAGCTGAACTGTTCTCATGTGCAAAGGCAGTTCGTCCAGTCAGGAAGGTTCTGGTATCGGGGGTGGCTGGAATCGGAAAAACTATCCTGGTGCAAAAGATGTTGTTTGATTTTGGGGGAAACAAGGACCACCTTGCCTTTGACTTCATCATACACATGACCTTCAGAGACTTGAATCTGATTGACGAGCCCACAAGTTTACGAGAGTTGATCTTGCGCAAAAACAGGCACCTTGCTAAAGAACTGGATAACATCTTGGCAAATGACAACAAACTGCTGATCATCCTGGATGGCTTTGATGAGTTCAGACACTACAGGAGCTGCGACGTAGACTCTTTTGTAACTGAACCAGATGAAGATGCAGAGGTTATGGAGGTTATTGGAAGCTTGATGCAGGGTGAACTACTACCAAATGCTTCTGTGTTGCTCACAAGTCGGCCTGCAGCTATCAGCTACATCCCTGTGGGCTGCATTGACCGCTTTGTGCTCATTGCAGGGTTCTCCTTGGCCGAAGTTCAAGACTTCTTTTTTCGTTACTTCCAGGACAGGACCCTTGCTGACCGCATGTTCTCAGTGGTATCTGCAAACGAACTAATGCTGACACTGTGCTACATACCTGCATTTTGCTACATTGTCTGCTGCATCCTCAAAGAGAGCAAAGATCTTTGTGGGGGAAGCCCAAAGACCATGACGGATATTTACGTGCAGTACTTGGTGGCTTTGCTTCGATCTCACACCCAAGCGAGAGCTGAAACATGTCTTCAAGACCAAAGAGCGGGGGccatccagcagctgtctgataCTGTTTTAAAGCTGGGTCGACTTGCCTTCAAAAACCTACTGGAGCatcaaacattattttataGCAGCGACCGAGAGGTGGCAGCGTTAGAAGGGTCCAGCCTCGTTAGTGCTTTCCTCGACAAGACAATTGCAGAAGAACCTGGGTTCACTGAAGAGGTCTATTCATTTGCTCATCTTACTATTCAAGAGTTCTTTGCTGCAGTTTACTGTGCGGTGACGGATCACCCTTTGCCTGACGCACTTGAGCGCACATCATGTCCCAGAGATGTATCCAACAGTGGACACTTGGACCTTTTCAGCCGCTTCCTCTCTGGAATCCTCTCTGAGCGCAATGCCAGTCTTCTATCTAGGCAGGTGGGGATTTGCTGCCACAAAGAAAAAGCGAACGCATATCGTGAGAAAATCATCAGAGAACTGAGAGCTCTCTGTGAAAGTGGAGCCCACATCCTAAACCATTTGCATTGCTTGTTTGAGCAACAGGACCCCTCGTTAGCACTTGATGTGCAACCAAAGATGCTAAGAGTTAATGTTAGCGATGAAACGCTATCTCAAATGGACTACAATGCTATCAAGTATTTCCTAAACCTCACCGAGGGTAAAATATCAGAGCTGGATCTTACTGGGACTGGAATAAGCTGTGATACACTaagagatattcaacatcttttGGGTAGATGTGAGAGTCTTTGGTGAGTTTCAGGTAAAATTCTGTTTCCAAGCTTTGATAGACCCTTCCATGTGGTTGCAACCTTATCAATTGCTTATGGAGCGCCACATATGGAAAGTGCTTGCACAATATGTATTTACTGCTCCATCTCATGTTTAAGGCTTGGAGAAAACAACCTGGATATGGAAGCAGTACAGGTCATTGCTGATGTGTTGAAGGAATCGGAGAATATTGTGTACCTCGGGTAAGGTGTTAGTTAGTTTTACCACATTTTTGGAACAATGTATGACAAAAAATCATCCAGATGATGTCACCCTTTCTGTTCCTCTTAGACTTGGGTGGACAAACATTAGTGATGACGAGCTTCTGGTCCTTGCTTGTGCAAtaggggttaaaaaaaagcttcaggAGTTGTGGTAAGAAACTTTTTGAGTTGTTTTATTATCCTGGCACATGATGCTGATGTTTGAGGAAATGGGAGTTTTCCAGTGTCGAGGATGACTGTGACGGTTTGATTTAAGAGTTTTTAAAAGGTCATAGATTACACCTATGTTGTAATAAACTACGCTTATATTTAAAGgcttttttatgtaaatatgaaaaaccTTTATTGTTCCCCCTGTGATGGAACAGGATGGAAGGCAACCGAGTGAGTTACAGAGGTCTGCTGTCATTAAGCGACTTGATCCCAGATCCTCTGAAAAACGTTGTGTGAGTATTGAATTTTGAATCAAATAATTCAAAACAATACCTCACTAATTTGTATTTTCCTAGAGCTTATCCCCTTTCCCTCTTCCTATAGGGCGATATGGAATGACCTGACTGACAGAGAGCCAGAGTGCATGCAGACCAAGGCCAGCATCACTGTGAATTTCACAGACGATGCTTCGTGGGCAGAGTGGCAGAAATGGGTTTTTAAAAGGTGTGAGGTCAGCAGCAATGAGAAGTTGCTGATGGTACTTCACAAAGTGTGCAACATATCGACCCACCACTTCGAAGCTCAGTGGACGAAGACCTTCTACAGTCAACTTTCACAGCTCATCAAGAGCAGAATTGAGAGCTGTACCGAGGAGGAAATGTGCAAGAAGCTCAAAAAGTTTGACAGCTTTTTGGAGCTATGATGAAAAACACTGCCCTTATGTTACAAGCTGTTAATAAATTGTTGGTTTGCATTGTGATTGTTTTTTTGAagacagtaataataataatataataactgtaataatcataaaaataatttttaaaaagcaatataCCTCTCCCTCCCCTGCAAACAAGTCTCAAAATGGATAAAGGGAAATCATATCAGTTTCATCAATCACAGAAGTAATTTCTTTACTTCTGTTTTCACAGTAGAGAATTATGACATCCAGAAGTATAGGGTCATTATAAATGGTAGTTTACACTTCATTACATTCCCCAGAGATTTTTGGTCCgtgttgacatgatagcatcacacggttgctgcagatttgttggctgtacATCCATGATGTACCCATTCTGCCAaaagtgctctgttggattgagatctggtgactgtgggtgtcatttgagtacagtagactcattgtcatgttcaagaaaccagtttgacaaGATCTGAGATTTTTGACATGAGCCAGCTATGTGAGTGCACTGGAGTCATAATTACCAATGAGCCTCAGTGTGTATGTCAAGAAAATATTCCCTATGCCATTAAAGCAGTTGCAAGAGCAGGCTAAGgtgcttggaaagaaaagcgtctggacttctttaagttgcttgaagaagtttcacctctcatccgagaagcttcttcagttctaaggtcaaatggtggagagtctcaCATTTAAGCCCTACGGGAGTGTGCCTCCAAAGAGGATCATTGAACCCCCAATGATCTCTTACCTAATCACACAAGCCAAGgagtgaaaacgggtgtaggtcacaatcagccaaggagGATGATTAGGGGGTCGATTTTCCCTCTTGGGGTCcaaacgcttttctttccaacctCCTTAGAcaacaatgacctggatgactgaggacCTTCACAGACAGTTGAAAAGTGGTTTTTGTGGTCCACATGGAtaggtggggaaaaaaaagaaaattagtgACTGGCCCGTACGGGGATCGAACCCGCGACCTTGGCGTTATTAGCACCACGCTCTAACCAACTGAGCTAACCGGCCAAGTTGTAAAAAGCGACGAAAAAGTACGTATAAAAATGATAGTCACTATGTATTGAAAACTTGTTTTTAGTGATAGACGACTTACTTTCACCTTACGGACTTTGACAGAAATAAACAGGgctgaatacaaaataaaactaaaaaagttTCGAAATTTGAAAATTTTGTGgtagtgaaaataaaagaataaacatGTTAATGTTGAAGAACAGATAGCATAACAAGCATTGCATCCATTATCAATATTATTCTATTTCTAAAAGCCTTTTTACAAATTATTTATTGACATTTTAACATGTGTATAAAGTGATTATTATTATCGTTATTATGCTATTATTTTACTATCAAATACAATGAGTGATTAGGTAGactgtgctgtgttttttaTTATCTTACATTTAGATTCACTAGtttgcagaataaaatgtggatGTTACAACcttcgtgtttgttgtttttttacggTGGAATTATTCACCGGAAGTTGTGTAAGTTGCGGCTCGCTCTTATGACGAATTTACCGTGCGACGTTACTTTGCGAAGCAGCGCCGTTTGCGTGAAGATATCACGCTAGCTgctggtttgttatttttctgaaCTCGGTGTTAGTCTGGACTGTTTTCGCATCTGGAGCACGGTGAGTTATGTGAATCTTTCGGTCTCCTGAACGTTGAGAAAAAATCTGGCGGACTTTAAAAAATTTTGGCATGACGGAagggtttttttaaagtcacCACCCGCGAATTTCCAATTACTAACTTGGACGGCAGTGTTAGCTAACCACCAGTCTGGCAGCAAGGCATTCCCTGTGCACTTAGTAAAGAGCTAAATTCAAAACTAACAGTTTATATGTACGTTTCTTACCAATAATTTTATCAATAAAATGATGGCATTATAAAAGGGGCGTGTTCGATATGGAGTGTGCAATCTGAAAATGGGTCAGAGTGGGCAAAACGTGCAAACAAACCCCACgaatttaatataaatattactACGAAGCAGGATTTGGAGTTAGCAGCATAATTTATGTCAGTTTGGGGGCAAAAGGGTGGTTTTGATTATTGAAACTCTCGTTTAAACTAGTTGGTACTCGCACATCACACCTATTAAGATCATATGGTTGATTATGTATCTCTATAGTTAAATTTAATGGTATGGCGTTTTGTaacttgctgctgttgttcttgTGAGACGCCAGACCTGTCTAAATTTTGGATTAAACCTTTCACAGCAGCATTGGCCCTGAACAGGCACAAGGTAGATCAGAAAAACCTGAATGGACTTTTCCAACTCATAGCCTTCATCTTGGTATCTCTTAGCATGGCTGTTGTTTGATATATGTTGAACTTGCCTTTTTAGTACAGGCTCTAATCTCATAACAACACAAGCGTCTTTGTTGCAGTCCTGCCCCCGAGATGATTAACTCAGAGAGGGGAGCTACCAATGCTGCGGCAGCAGAGCCCAGCGACAAGAAGGAgatggaaaagaagaagaggtcCCGAGTCAAACAGCTGCTCAGTGAGGTGAAGAAACAAGTGGAATTCTGGTTTGGCGACGTCAACCTGAGCAAGGACCGCTTTCTGAAAAAGCTCATGGAGGAATCTGACCGTGGATGTAAGAAGCTATCAATACTTTATACGTTTCACTGACTCTTTTTGACTTGGGAACAGCCTTAAACTTGTTACCACACATTATTTCTTATAGATGTTGATATATCTGTGTTGGCAAGCTTCAATCGAATGAAGCAGCTGACAACTGACACAAAGCTCATTGCCAGGGCGCTAAAGAATTCATCTGTAGTTGAGGTACTGTAAAgtaaattttcattttgttaatgCTTTATAACTTACAGTATTTGCATAATATAGAAtcatttaagtgtgtgtgtgtgtgtgtgtgtgtgtgtgtgtgtgtgtgtgtgtgtgtgtgtgtgtgtgtgtgtgtgtttcagctcaACCTCGAGGGAACTAAAGTAAGGCGTCAGCTTCCAATTGGGGAACTACCGAATGATGTGGACAGTCGCACGGTTTAcgtggtaaaaaaaagaaaaagtcctcTGGTGTCTGTTTGATATGTTTGCTTTTCACGTGAATTTTAATACTTTCCATTGTTTTAATTATCACCAATTAAAGAGAGCAGAAACGATTCTATACATTACACCTGAACGCAACATTTCTCTATGATAATAATGTGATGTAACGTCTATAATGAATGTGATAATGTGGTCGCCTTAGGCACACGGCTGTGACTACGCCCCACCTGCCTGTCATTCACATTTTCTTTAACCCTGATTCCAAAAGAGTTGGGAcgttgtttaaaatgtaaataaaaccagaTTGACAGCAAAAGGTCTCATAAAAGTCAGGACAGGGTCATGTTTCCCAGAGGGTAgcatcccctcttcttttaacgGTCTGTGAACATCTGGATACTGAGGAGACCAGCTGCAGTACTTTTGGTAGAGGGCTGAAGATCACAGGCATTCAAATAATGGTTTTCATCCTTTTCCTCTCACACACTGTCCCAACATTTTTGGAATCGGGATTGTATATACAAGTTTCAGCCAAGCAaaagaaagtctttaaaaagAGAGGATAAGGTGCTTGGTGCATCCACTCTTTGTTTCAGTCAGGACCAAGTATTAGAACAGCATCATCTTCTCCCTGTTGTTCGCCTGCTCTAAAATCTTCTTGGATCCCAAACTAAtgattctttcttcttctctttttctaagGAACTTTTGCCAAAGGATGTGACACACAGCTGGATAGAAAGAGTGTTCACAAAATGTGGAAATGTGGTTTATGTCAGCATCCCCAGATACAAGTCCTCCAGGGACTCCAAGGGTTTTGCCTTTGTCGAGTTTGAGAAAGAGGAGCAAGCACAGAAAGCTATAGAGGTGAGAACTCAGTGGGAATATTTCCACAGCTATGATGTCGTTGACGTTAACgtggtgtttgtttttggctgGTAGAAAAGATCATGGAAGAATTTgatctttcaaacagatgctgaACAATCCTCCTGAAGATGCTCCCAGGAAACCAGGGATTTTCCCCAAGACGTTGCACAGGAAGCCAATTTCTCTCTCAGCTGACAATCCAGCATCTCGGATAGGTGATTTTATTTGGCGCCGTTGCAATATTGAAGTAAAGGATAGCGCTGCAAAGTGTATTTATCCTGGCTTCTTTACATCCATGTGCTGCaggtgaagaagaagagaagaagaagcgaaagaagaagaaaaggaaagaaggtgCCACGGCACAGGCGCCCGCAGAGGAAGTCAAAGAGCAGGCGATGGAAGCGGAGGCGGCTGAGCAAAAGAAAGATTTTGACCCAGAGGCCACCGGCGCTCACAAGACACCAAGCAAACTGTCAGAGAAGAAAAGACGGCGGTCACATACGGCGGAGGGATCGGAGAGCGATGTACCATCGAAGATAAGAAAAACCAGCGAAAGTGAAGGtggggagagggagaaagacgGAGCACGGAGTAGTAAGTCGTCTCTAAGCCACCagtgtcaaaaaaaagaaaactacaaaaaGATCTAAATGGGACAGCTGTTTGTCATTTTACCTCCTCATTGTTCCTCATTTTAAGGTCAAATTTAAGTCTTTTTACACCCAAACCACAAAGTTGGTTGTTGTGTTAACGCTGTCCTTCCCCTCATAGAGTCGCCCACTCACAGGGACGCACAGCAGGCTGTTGAGAAgggcaaagaaaacagagacgaCTCAACAGTTAAagcaaaaaggaagagaaaaaagaagcacaaagagaaactgaaaattGGGGAAGAAGTGATTCCACTCCGGGTGCTTTCAAAGTACGAACCTGCATCCCTTGTTCTAACGAGTTAATACAATTGTAAAAGGTTTTATAACTAGCAAACTGAACCCACTCTGTCGGCCGTGTTATTCCTTCTTTTTCCACATCAAGGAAAGACTGGCTTGGATTAAAGCAGGAGTACCTGACCTTGCAGAAAAGCAGTATGTCAGCCCTGAAGAAGTGCATGACTAAAATAAATGACAAGGAGCACAAGATGATGGAGACAGATGGTGACCCTCGGGATGCAAATGGTGAGTTCTCTTCCAAACCTCACTCATAGGCCtctaactttaaaatgtttcccCCATCCTCCTTTATAATTCCCACATATCTCTTTTTCTGTATCCACAGGTAAGTTGAGAAAGCACCACAATGATAATGAGAATCCCATAAACTTTCCAATGTTGCGTGTCTCATTAAACTTGGCATTAGCTGGGGTGGCATTTGCAGTAAGTGGGCAAGTGCTGAAATTTCCATGTGTTGAAAACAGAAGTGTatgataaaacaggaaacaacgaTGCTGAACTGACAAAGACTTTGGCCTGGATTTTTGGgaaagtgttttaaaataatttaaagaaaattttCACTCGACATTCGTCAACATCGCACCAGAAATCACACAGCTTTACTCTGACAAGGACAGATTGCActgttcagctgctcattaacacaattatccaatcagccaatcacatggcagtaaCTCAGTGCATGCATTCATGCAAACATGACcgtgctgaagttcaaactgagcatcacgataatgaggaagaaaggtgatttgagTGAGTTTGAATGTGgcgtggttgttggtgtcaTAGGGCGGGTCTTAGTTTTCAAGAAACGGTTCATCTGCTGGGAGTTTCCCACACAGCTATTTCGAGGGTTTACACAGGATGGtgtaaagaaaggaaaaggaaaggaaaaaaaatccagtgaacGGCGGGGATACTCAGGAGAGAGAGGCCAGACTTCAAGTTTGCTGGAAGTAGGGACGTTCCTGGTGACTAATTTCTTAGTCGACTAAacgaggaaaaaagaaatgagactAACAGTCtagtttaaaacaaagaaacactcaGATATCAAGTGAAATTTTAGGACCTTACCTTCTAatggataatagcaaaaaaGTGTCCAAACAAAGGCATTTGAAGCCTTTAATCACAACAATGAATTCTATTATGGATACTGTGTTCTATTCTAACAGgacaatgaaaaagaaaaaaaacctgattttaaaTGTATGAAAATGTGTTACTTACAAAATATATTCaagtattattaaaatatgccaAATTAACAGCTGAAAGATAACAAATTGTTCTGCAATTCATAACAATCATTTCAATAAAAGTTCAAATATAAAGCAATAACAAAATGATTTGATGACAACATCTCTATTAAGCAGAGAAGTCCAAACCTCCCTGTGCCCAGCCACCTCCTTCAGCTGATCTGGGGGAACACTGGGAcaagagatgtaatctctccagtgtgttgTGGGCCTCCTCCAGGTAGGACAGGCCCAGaatacctcacccaggaggcgcccacctcaactggctcctttggATGTGGAGGAGTAGTGGTTCACCTCTGAACATCTCTCAAGCTAATTTCTTTAGCTTGATAATATCATTCTGCATTTTTGCACAACATTGTTGGGGGCTGCAGCTCCACCTGGTGGCAGATGAGTGCATAACATTTTGGACACAACAGCTTCCCGGGACTGGACATcaaataaatgttaaacattagaTTAAAAGACTAGTCATAATAGAGATTAGTCACACTCACAATCTCTAGTAGGAAGGTGACAGTAACTCATCATAGCTgaggtgtgcagaagagcaccTCTGAATGCACCACACGTGGAGACTTTAAGTAGATGTTTTGAGGGCAGAATTGGGTCCAAACCAGTACTAGAAACATGTACCTAATATAGTGGCCAGTTTGTGTATATTAACAAGCTGCCAGAATCTGGGTGAAGCTTATTGAAATGTATATCTAATTTATCTTAGAACTATATACATTTACAGCTTTCAGTATGTTGGAATTCAGCACTAAAACCTCTGAAATTCAactgatttgtgtttttgccttttgtctAGTTGATGAGAATAACAAAAGTGAAAAGGCAGCTAAGCAAGGACCTCAGTTTGTCAGTGGGGTCATCGTGAAGATTACAGACAACAAGCCGCTACCAGGGAGGAAAATAATCAAGGTACTTTCTtttgtagctttgcatgattcagagTTCAAAGTAATCCTCCTTTGTTTTAACACATGGTGTGGTGCAGCCCCACAGTTCAGTTGTGTATCCACATTACACGATGATTCCCGTAACCCCGCTAAAGAATGACACTGTGTGTGTAGGACGCGCTGTGTAAAATTTCTCCAGTGGCCTATGTTGACATCTTGGAAGGAGACGCTGAGGGACACATCCGCTTTCACAGCCCAGAGGAAGCGAGAGCAGTTAGCGACGtcagagcagagctgcagaaagaGCATAGCTGGAAGCTGGAGATCCTCACAGGTGTGAATtttatttccttattttctctgaaaccttttaaaaattgtattttgtatGGATTTCATAACTGATGATGGAGAAAATGCTCTGTCGGGCCATCAggcttctgtgttttttaaccAAAGATTTGATAAAACTGTGAAAGGCGTCCTTTAATgaatttctctgtttctttctttatttttaaaggtgaCCATGAACAAAGGTACTGGCAGAAGATCCTCGTGGACCGCCAGGTCAAACTGAATCGTCCAAGGGAAAAGAAGCGGGGTACAGAAAAGGTGAGCTCTACCTTACAATGTGAAATACTCAAATCTGCATACATGCTGCAGTGTGCATCAGTGCATCTGTgattatttattacattatgTGTATAAAcaactttaaacacacacacaaagctgacTTTCTTTGTCAGTGTTGCAGCTAAATGCTGCACCTTCATGTTTTATACtcacaggacaaaaaaaaaagtcactaatACCTGGAGTAATTTTATCACGTTAGCGCACCCATTCATACATACGCCTCCCTGTTGTCTATCTGCTATCTCATCtcatttttaatttcctgtCACATTTTCAGCTCATATCCAAAGCCGAAAAGATCATCATCGCCCGCGCCAAGGAGGCTAATAAGCACATCCACTTCGATGACGACTGACAGCTACTGAAATGAGTTTTTAACAGCCGAGCGAGGCTCTACTCTGTAAACTTAACATGATGTCATTTAAAGAGGACCGCTGATGTTGGTGTGTACCTGGAAGAAAGTGAACAGACCCTCATAAAGAAGATTAAAGGAATAGCCTttagctttgttgttgtttgttttagtttagtttttttctggCACTGGAGCAGGTAATGTCATGTGGAATACAGACATTTTGGCACCATACTTTTAATTGATGgactttaaaaagagaaaaagattctGTATAGATGTAAATATAATTGAGTTGGAAGTTCTCTCAGTTAAGACATTGccttgtgttattttttaataaaatgtcattTCATGATTACAGCATTTTGTGGTGTATTCACAATATAGTTTTGGAAAGTGCTCCTGAGGTTTGTATGAAACACATGGAGGTCATTTCAGCAGATTGGATTACTTCTTACTGAAACagtgactgattttaaaaaagtgtacACTTATTATCTGTTGGAAGTCCACATCTGTCTGTCTAAACCTGTTTCCCATTAAGTGCCTCTCACTTTTAAGATTACATAAGAGTGAAATTGAGACGCTTACAAGTATAAAAATAGCTGATGTTACACAATCTCCCCAttcatggctttttttttttctttttttattgctgtaGAAGTAGAAACTACCTGAGGTAATAATGTGGCGAGACCACACCTTATCAGCCACCTTAGTTTCTGTCAGAAACCATGCAGCTGATTATTTGGTTGCTATGGTCTATACAGCTGTCGCCATCAGGCGAAGTCCCTCCTCGGCCCAAATTTCTGTACCAGTACATCTTGGATTCTCCGTTCTCTGTGGAGCATTCGAAGCTAGAAAGCACTTCAGTGTCTGTAGGACTCTGTGGTTTCTGTGTGGCACCTCTGGAGGAATTACAGGCTGAGGCCTTGTGTATTTTGGGGTGTTGTCTCAAAGTCTTTGGGCTGGCTTTGCTGTCGTCAGGAGATTTAGGTTTGCCCACTGACATGGTGGTTCTCACAGTGGTGAAGCTTTGCGGCGAATGCCAGACTCTGTAGTCGTCCGTCACGGTACTCGCTGCATGGCGGTGGACGTCATTTATCTCAAGGGCTGGCAGGTTTTTCACCTGGCAGTGAATGCTGTGGTCTCCTGGTGAAGAGAAATCTTTGGTGTGGCCCTGAAACTTGGTTTCAAGGGAACAACTGTTGAACCTCTCAAAACAATCACTGCCTTTGTCAAGGTCTTGGTGTGTAGACCAAGCCTGCTTTGGCTTGAAGGCCAGTCTCGGCTCCAGCGGGAAGTCCTTGCTGCTTTGGTTAGAGTGCTTCAGTTTGAATGGTCTGGGGTTTGTTGGGTGGGGGATGTAATCCGATTTATAGGTGGTGGTGTTTGCAATGTGTTCTGGTTCCTTCGCCAGTGCAAGCATGTTGCCTAATCCATGCTTGACTGTCAAACCGCCTTTCAGGATGATTGGCTGGTGCTTGCTGCCCTCCCAATGTTTAAAATCATCTGAGTGGAAAAAACAAAGCGGATTTAACTCAGGATGCAAATTTTGCCATATTCCTTGATATCTCACAGTAATATTCTTGAAGTTGCTTACTTTGATAGGCACTCTGGTAGTCAGTCCTGGATGGTGTCTGGTTTGCAGGACTGAGTGGGCCTTTGCATCGTCTGTAGTCTGGCTCTGGTGGCTGTGGGAcctttggtggcttttttatccatttttgcTGAATgtaaaatgatctgaaacacacgACATACGATGAGCAGACCAACACATTTTTACTTCATGAATGATAGAAAACGAGAAAGATGCCACACCAACAACTTGTTTTCCTATTACCattaatcagctgatttcagagcAAAGATTACACAgtagtctttgtttttttgtgcactGAAATGTTGTCATGGCCAGTTCAGTCTTATTTAGCTGAGAAACCATCCATCAGTTGCTGTATGCACGTGGGCAGAGCGCCAGCCAGGTTTATCCCACTGTCCAAAATTGAAATATCTCTTTCCTCAGCTAACTAAAATCTAATGACATtataaagggaaaagaaaatacCTCAAAGAGGTAACCTCATGACTTGTCCCCTTCAGCGGATGGTAAGGGATCTTCTTTGTAGCTGTTGTCACGATTGCTACATAACAGGCGGGAGGAAGGAACCTCTCCTGGTACTCTGTGGTCATGGAGGTCTTTGTTTGGGGTTTCAGAGAGTGCTTCCTGGAAAGTTTATGGAGTGCATCATCACTTTA
Proteins encoded in this window:
- the LOC113018615 gene encoding uncharacterized protein LOC113018615 isoform X2, which gives rise to MPRTSQGAEMHLKTARQQTNEQPAAQIKSFYIQQKWIKKPPKVPQPPEPDYRRCKGPLSPANQTPSRTDYQSAYQNDFKHWEGSKHQPIILKGGLTVKHGLGNMLALAKEPEHIANTTTYKSDYIPHPTNPRPFKLKHSNQSSKDFPLEPRLAFKPKQAWSTHQDLDKGSDCFERFNSCSLETKFQGHTKDFSSPGDHSIHCQVKNLPALEINDVHRHAASTVTDDYRVWHSPQSFTTVRTTMSVGKPKSPDDSKASPKTLRQHPKIHKASACNSSRGATQKPQSPTDTEVLSSFECSTENGESKMYWYRNLGRGGTSPDGDSCIDHSNQIISCMVSDRN
- the LOC113018615 gene encoding uncharacterized protein LOC113018615 isoform X1, which encodes MPRTSQGAEMHLKTARQQTNEQPAAQIKKHSLKPQTKTSMTTEYQERFLPPACYVAIVTTATKKIPYHPLKGTSHEVTSLRSFYIQQKWIKKPPKVPQPPEPDYRRCKGPLSPANQTPSRTDYQSAYQNDFKHWEGSKHQPIILKGGLTVKHGLGNMLALAKEPEHIANTTTYKSDYIPHPTNPRPFKLKHSNQSSKDFPLEPRLAFKPKQAWSTHQDLDKGSDCFERFNSCSLETKFQGHTKDFSSPGDHSIHCQVKNLPALEINDVHRHAASTVTDDYRVWHSPQSFTTVRTTMSVGKPKSPDDSKASPKTLRQHPKIHKASACNSSRGATQKPQSPTDTEVLSSFECSTENGESKMYWYRNLGRGGTSPDGDSCIDHSNQIISCMVSDRN